The following proteins are encoded in a genomic region of Brachypodium distachyon strain Bd21 chromosome 1, Brachypodium_distachyon_v3.0, whole genome shotgun sequence:
- the LOC104582198 gene encoding glycine-rich protein 1 → MDPASGGVGGGQEISGGGGLPASAAAGQLFPAAGQAAAAAGQGMLAAGGAAGGAAGFAAAAGGAAGGAAGFAAAAGQSAAAAGQGMLAAGGAMEAVLREGSMEAMLLHREVLVEVIMGAMVGASVEAMVVAMGIISVVFVLVMVEAMVMILAVGMVAVDMGMVMAIVEVGIFALGSLVADFPTKDVGVVDVGVVVFSRVPEGSKVVVR, encoded by the coding sequence atggatcCGGCGTCTGGTGGTGTTGGTGGCGGCCAGGAGAtcagtggcggcgggggcctgCCGGCAAGTGCCGCGGCAGGGCAGTTGTTCCCCGCGGCAGGACaggcggctgccgcggcagggcaGGGGATGCTGGCGGCAGGAGGTGCGGCAGGTGGTGCGGCCGGATTCGCTGCTGCGGcaggaggcgcggcaggaggTGCGGCAGGATTTGCTGCTGCGGCAGGGCAgtccgctgccgcggcaggtCAGGGGATGCTGGCGGCAGGAGGTGCGATGGAGGCCGTGCTCAGGGAGGGTTCGATGGAGGCAATGCTGCTGCACAGGGAGGTTTTGGTGGAGGTTATCATGGGGGCAATGGTGGGGGCTTCCGTGGAGGCAATGGTGGTGGCTATGGGAATAATTTCGGTGGTTTTCGTTCTGGTTATGGTGGAGGCTATGGTAATGATTTTGGCGGTGGGTATGGTGGCGGTGGATATGGGTATGGTAATGGCTATCGTGGAGGTCGGAATTTTCGCTTTGGGCAGTCTCGTGGCCGATTTTCCTACCAAGGACGTGGGGGTGGTCGACGTTGGGGTCGTGGTTTTCAGCAGGGTGCCGGAGGGCAGCAAGGTGGTGGTGAGATGA
- the LOC100844655 gene encoding peroxidase 1 codes for MAIMIRSLLLPLTLLVLAATSTVAQLEIGYYSKSCPNVEAIVREEMVKIISAAPSLAGPLLRLHFHDCFVRGCDASVLIDSTKGNLAERDAKPNRSLRGFGSVERVKAKLESACPGVVSCADVLTLMARDAVVLAKGPSWPVELGRRDGRTSNAAEASDELPPAFGDIPLLTKIFASKGLDLKDLVVLSGAHTLGTAHCPSYADRLYNATADPSLDSEYAEKLRMKCRSVNDGSTLSEMDPGSYKTFDGSYYRHVAKRRGLFRSDAALLTDATTREYVRRVATGKFDDAFFKDFSESMIKMGNVGVLTGVQGEIRKKCYVLN; via the exons ATGGCCATTATGATCAGGTCTTTGCTGCTTCCTCTGACCCTCCTGGTTCTCGCAGCCACCTCAACTGTGGCCCAGCTGGAGATCGGCTACTACAGCAAGTCATGCCCCAACGTCGAGGCCATAGTCCGCGAGGAGATGGTGAAGATCATCTCCGCCGCACCCAGCCTCGCCGGCCCGCTCCTCAGGCTCCATttccacgactgcttcgtCAGG GGCTGTGACGCGTCTGTGCTGATCGACTCCACCAAGGGCAACCTGGCAGAGAGGGACGCCAAGCCGAACAGGAGCCTGCGAGGATTCGGCTCCGTGGAGAGAGTGAAGGCCAAGCTGGAGTCCGCCTGCCCGGGCGtcgtctcctgcgccgacgtCCTCACTCTCATGGCACGCGACGCCGTGGTGCTAGCAAAGGGCCCTTCGTGGCCCGTGGAGCTGGGAAGGAGAGACGGACGTACGTCTAACGCTGCCGAGGCCAGCGACGAGCTGCCCCCGGCCTTCGGCGACATCCCTCTGCTCACCAAGATCTTCGCCTCCAAGGGCCTCGACCTCAAGGACCTCGTCGTGCTCTCCGGCGCCCACACGCTAGGCACGGCGCACTGCCCGTCGTACGCCGACCGGCTCTACAACGCCACCGCCGACCCATCGCTGGACAGCGAGTACGCTGAAAAGCTGAGGATGAAGTGCAGGAGCGTTAACGACGGGAGCACGCTTTCGGAGATGGACCCCGGTAGCTACAAGACCTTCGATGGCAGCTACTACCGCCATGTCGCCAAGCGGAGGGGCCTGTTCCGCTCCGACGCCGCGCTGCTCACCGATGCCACCACCAGGGAGTACGTCCGGCGCGTTGCCACCGGCAAGTTCGATGACGCCTTCTTCAAGGATTTCAGCGAGTCGATGATCAAGATGGGCAACGTCGGTGTCCTCACCGGGGTTCAGGGAGAGATCAGGAAGAAGTGCTACGTCCTCAACTAG
- the LOC100843728 gene encoding aspartyl protease family protein At5g10770 has protein sequence MGSQRPVLYCLLAFLLLCGASLAAPPRYGYLSASVDSVIASRAQVQCYDPNTYEAPASGNKLTIRPSCGRVERDILVHDRARLRTVRERSSSSSAMPPVPAIPIPPFIPPTPGPAPAEAPSATIPDHTGTNLKTPEFVVVVGFGSPAQTSATMFDTGSDLSWIQCQPCSGHCYKQHDPVFDPAKSSSYAVVPCGTTECAAAGGECNGTTCVYGVEYGDGSSTTGVLARETLTFSSSSEFTGFIFGCGETNLGDFGEVDGLLGLGRGSLSLSSQAAPAFGGIFSYCLPSYNTTPGYLSIGATPVTGQIPVQYTAMVNKPDYPSFYFIELVSINIGGYVLPVPPSEFTKTGTLLDSGTILTYLPPPAYTALRDRFKFTMQGSKPAPPYDELDTCYDFTGQSGILIPGVSFNFSDGAVFNLNFFGIMTFPDDTKPAVGCLAFVSRPADMPFSVVGSTTQRSAEVIYDVPAQKIGFIPASC, from the exons ATGGGGTCCCAACGGCCGGTCCTGTACTGTTTGCTCGCGTTCCTTCTTCTCTGCGGCGCTTCTCTGGCCGCTCCGCCCCGCTATGGCTACCTCTCCGCAAGCGTGGACTCGGTGATAGCTTCCCGGGCTCAGGTCCAGTGCTATGATCCAAACACATATGAAG CCCCTGCTTCTGGCAACAAGCTCACGATACGCCCCTCCTGTGGCCGGGTGGAGCGTGACATCCTCGTCCACGACAGAGCGCGCCTTCGCACCGTCCGAGAGAGGTCGTCGTCATCATCAGCCATGCCTCCGGTTCCAGCCATCCCCATCCCTCCGTTTATTCCACCGACGCCGGGTCCAGCCCCAGCGGAGGCACCGTCAGCGACCATCCCGGACCACACGGGGACGAACCTCAAAACGCCGGAGTTCGTCGTGGTCGTCGGCTTCGGCTCGCCGGCCCAGACATCCGCCACAATGTTCGACACCGGCAGTGACCTGTCGTGGATCCAGTGCCAGCCGTGCTCGGGCCACTGCTACAAGCAGCACGACCCGGTCTTCGACCCGGCCAAGTCGTCCTCCTACGCCGTCGTGCCCTGCGGCACGACAGAGTgcgccgcggcgggcggcgagtGCAACGGCACCACCTGCGTCTACGGCGTCGAATACGGTGACGGCTCGTCCACGACCGGCGTGCTCGCCCGTGAGACGCTAACGTTCAGCTCGTCGAGTGAGTTCACCGGCTTCATATTCGGATGCGGCGAGACCAACCTCGGCGATTTCGGTGAGGTCGACGGGCTTCTCGGCCTTGGCCGTGGCAGCCTTTCACTGTCCTCACAGGCTGCTCCAGCGTTCGGCGGCATCTTCTCCTACTGCCTGCCGTCCTACAACACCACGCCCGGGTACCTCAGCATCGGCGCGACCCCGGTCACCGGCCAGATTCCCGTTCAATACACGGCGATGGTAAACAAGCCAGACTACCCGTCCTTCTACTTCATCGAGCTCGTCTCCATCAACATTGGGGGTTACGTCCTGCCCGTGCCGCCGTCCGAGTTCACGAAAACGGGCACCCTCCTCGACTCCGGCACGATCCTCACGTACCTCCCTCCGCCCGCCTACACCGCGCTCCGCGACCGGTTCAAGTTCACCATGCAGGGGAGcaagccggcgccgccgtacGACGAGCTCGACACCTGCTACGATTTCACAGGCCAGAGCGGGATACTCATACCTGGCGTGTCCTTCAACTTCAGCGACGGCGCCGTTTTCAACCTCAACTTCTTCGGGATCATGACGTTCCCGGACGACACCAAGCCGGCCGTCGGGTGCCTCGCGTTCGTGTCCAGGCCAGCGGACATGCCATTCAGCGTCGTCGGCAGCACGACGCAGCGTTCGGCCGAGGTGATCTATGACGTCCCAGCCCAGAAGATTGGTTTTATCCCGGCCAGTTGCTGA